Within Streptomyces albofaciens JCM 4342, the genomic segment GGCTCGGCGCCGCGGGTGGCGGCGATGTGGCGGGCCGCGCCCTCGGCGGTGGCGAGGCGTTCGGCGTCGATGTCGTGCAGGGCGACGTGGATGCGCCGCAGCTCGGGGAAGGCGAGCAGGTCGGCGAGGAGGCCCTGGGTGAAGACGACGCTGCCGGCGCCGATGAACGCGATCTTCACGGCGCCGGTGCCGGTGCCGATGCCGGTGCGGCCGGTCGGGGCGGTGCTGGTCATGCGTGGCTCCCTGGTCGGGTCGTGAGGGCGGCGGCACGGGCCTCGTCCCAGGTGGGCTGGGCCGCCGTACCGCCGTGGGCGCGGGTGGACAGGGCGCCGCAGGCCGCGGCGAAGGAGAGGGCCGCGGGCAGGTCCAGGCCGTGCAGGACCGCGGCGATGAAGCCGGCGTCGAAGCTGTCGCCCGCGCCGACGGTGTCCACCGGGTCGGCGGGCACGGCGGCGGTACGGGTGAGGACGGCGCCGTCGTGGGCGAGCGCGCCGGCCGCGCCGTCCTTGACGACGACCAGCGGGCCGAGGCGGGCGAGGGCGGCGGCAGCGGAGGCCGGGCCGGTGCCGGGCCGGTCGCCTTCCGGCGTCCCCTCAGACACCTCCTCCGCCGACCCGGGTGCCAGCGTGGCGGCCAGCGCCCGTGCCTCCGCCGCGTTCGGCAGCAGGTGATCGACCGACTTCAGGACGGGGCCGAGGAGTTCCGGGTCCCAGCGTTGCGCGGGGTCGTCGTTCGTGTCGAGCGAGGTGGCCGCGCCGTGCCCGCGGGCCCGCGCGAAGAGGTCGCCGAGCGACCGGGCCAGCCGCGGCATCAGGAAGAACGATCCGGCGTGGACGTGCCGGGCCGCGGCCAGCAGCCGGTCCGGCACGTCCTGCGGCCCGGTGGCCGCCAGACAGCCGGGGGCGGTGAGGATCGCGCGGTCGGCGCCGTGCGTGAGGACGGTGGTCAGCGGGGTGGGCAGCTCCGGGTCGGTGGCCAGCGCCGAGACGTCGACGCCGCGCCCGGCCAGTGCCGTACGGACGAAGGCGCCCGCGGCGTCGTCGCCGACCCGCCCGGCGAACGTCACCCGGAGCCCGAGCCGGGCGGCGCCACAGGCCGTGATCGCGGCCGAACCGCCCGGCAACAGGCGCCCGGTGCCGACCAGTTGCTCGCGCTGCCCGAACTCCGGTGTGCGCGGGACCGGGCCGACCACCACATCGGGGTTGGCGTCGCCGATCACGAGGAGATCGAAGGGACGGGGCACGGACACCTCCGGGGCGGGGGCTGGGCGGGGAGCGGAGCAGACGGACCAGCAGAGGGCTACCCCTTCAGCCCGCTCGACGTCAGCGACTGGATGAAGGTCTTCTGCGCGAAGAGGAACGCCACCAGCACCGGCAACACGGTGATCACATTGCCCGCCATGATCGCCGACCACCGGTTGTGGTGCTGCCCCTGGAAGGTGGTCAGCCCCAGCTGGAGCGTGTACTGGGTGTCGTGGTTGATGGCGATGAGCGGCCAGGTCAGATCGTTCCAGGTGGTCAGGAAGGTCAGCACGGCGACCGTGGCCAGCGCCGGGCGGGCCAGCGGCAGCACGACGGAGTACAGCACCCGCAGCCGCGAGCAGCCGTCGATCCAGGCCGCCTCCTCCAGTTCCCGGGGCAGTGCGAGGAAGAACTGCCGGAAGAGGAACACCGCGAACGGCGTGACCAGCGACGGCACGATCAGCGCCCCCAGCGTGTCGATCAGCCCCAGCCGCTTCATCACCAGGAACGTCGGGATCATGGTCAGCTGGAACGGGATGACCATGGTCGCCAGCATCAGCCCGAGCAGCAGCCGGGACCCGGCGAACCGCATCCGGGCGAAGGCGTAACCGCCCAGCGATCCGAGCAGCAGGTTGGAGAACACCGCCGTGACCGCGACGACCGAGGAGTTGGCGAACCAGCGCGGAAACATCGCGTTGCCCAGCACGTAGTCGTACCCGCCGAGATCGATCCCGGACGGCCACAGCGCGGGCGGGAAGCGGTTGATCTCGGCGTTGGTCATCACCGAACTGAGCACCAGCCACACCAGTGGCAGCGCGAAGCCCACCGACAGCGGCGCGAGCAGCAGGTGCCAGGCGCTGAAGGGCAGGCGACGGCGGCGGGCCGGGCGCCGTGGCGCGGTGGTCCCGCGCGGGCGCGCGGTGCCGGGCGGCACGGCCGCGGGCGCGGTCACCGCACCGCTCCGTCCGGCGTGGCGTCCGGCCGGCGCCGCCGGTACAGGCGCAGGGCGGCGCCCGCGACGAGCAGGGCGGCGGCGAGGACGTACGCGGCGGCGGCCCCGTATCCGGCGGTGAACATCTGGAACGCCTGCTCCCATACGAAGTAGACGATGACGGTGGTCGACCCGAGCGGGCCGCCCTTCGTGGTCACATAGATCAGGTCGAAGACCTGGAGCGCGGTGATCAGCTCCCACAGGAGCAGGAAGACGGTCACCGGCGTCAGGGAGGGCAGCTTGATGTGCCACAGCACCCGCAGCCGGTTCGCGCCGTCCAGCCGCGCGGACTCGATCAGCTCCTGCGGCACGTCCTGGAGCGCGGCCAGGTAGACGACGACGCAGAAGCCGACGCCGCTCCACAGCGAGATGAGCACCAGCAGGTACAGCGCCTGCCCGGGGTCGGAGAGGAAGCCCTGCCGGGACACGCCCAGGTGGTGCAGCAGGGAGTTGGCCACGCCGAACTGCGGGTCGAGGATGAAGAAGAACAGCACGCCCTGCGCGGCGGCCGAGATCACGAACGGTACGAAGATCAGCGTCCGGTAGAGGCCGATCAGCCGGATACGGCGGTTGAGCGCCAGCGCGAGCACCAGGCCGCCGGCCAGGCTGAGCGGCACGTACAGGCCCGCGTAGACGAGGGTGTTCTCCACGGCCGTACGGAAGCCCGGGTCGCGCACCAGCGCGCGGTAGTTGTCCAGACCCACCCAGCGCCCCGGCGTGACCAGGTCGTCCGCCCGGAAGGAGAGCAGCAGCGACCAGACGACGGGGACGATGCTCAGGCCCAGGATGATCAGGACGGAGGGGCTGATGAACGCCCAGGCGGTGGCGTTCTCCCGGCGGGTGCGGGCGGCGAGCGTACGGGGGCGGCGGGGGGTGGGGCCGGACGGGTGCCGGTCTCCGGGCCGGCGGCGGCCGGGGGTGTCGTGACGGGGGCTCAGGGTGAGGGGGCGGGGGATGGTGCGCCGGGGGGTGGTGCGGCGGGGCGGACGGTCCGGTTCCGTACGCCCCGTGTCCGTGCTCTCCGTACGCCCTTTCTCCGCATGTTCCGAGTCCGTACGCCTTTTCTCCGTACGCCCTTTCTCCATGCGCTCCGAGTCGGTACGTCCCGGTCTCGTACGGTGGTCACCGCGCGGCCTCGGCGGCATGGCACCCTCTCCCGTCCGGCCGTGTCCGGCCGCTGCGTCGTGCGCGTCGTCCGGTCTCATCGGGGGATCAGCAGCGCCGCGTCGGCCTTCTCGGCGCAGGTGCGCAGCGCCTCGGCGGGGGAACGGCGACCCAGCAGCACGGCGACGATCGCCTCGCCGACCGCCTGCGAGATCTGCGGATACGCCGGGTGGACGGGCCGGACCCGCGCGGTGCTCAACGCGGTGGTGAACACCGGCAGTCCGGTGGTCCGCCCCTCGTAGCGCCGCCACTCGGGCCGCCGGGCGGACGCCGTGCTCAGCGGCAGGCTGCCGCCGTTCACCGCCCACCGCACGTCCTGCGCCGGGTCGCCCAGCCAGCGCAGGAACTCGACCGCCGCCCGCGAGCGGGCCGGACCGTTGTCGAACACGGTCCAGGTGTCCGGCCCGGAGATCGTGCACGGCCGGCCGCTGTATGTCGGCGGTGCCACCACGTCGTAGTCGACCTCGCCCGCCACGATGTCCGGCAGCTCCCACGGGCCGGTGGCCATCATCCCCATCCGGCCGCCGATGAAGACCTGGTGCATCTGCTCGCTGCCCGGCTTCGGGTCCACGTAGACGCTCTTGTCGGCGGCGAGCCGCGCCAGTGTGCCGAGCGCCCGCTCCCCGACGTCCCGGAAGCCGATGCTGTGCCCGTCCGGCGCGATGACCTCGCCGCCGAGGTCCCACACCAGCGGCCACAGCCGCCAGACGGTGTCCTCGTCGCCGGTGCCGGGCCAGCCCGTACCGAAGGTGCCGCGGCCCGGGTCGGTCAGCAGGCGCGCGGTACGGATGAAGTCGTCCCAGGTCCAGCCCGGTCTGGGGTAGGGCACCCCGGCCTGCCGGAACAGCTTCCGGTTGTAGACGACGCACAGGGTGTCCAGGACGGCGGGCGCGGCCCGCACCTTGCCGTTGAGGGTGACCGCCTCGCGGACCGAGCCCCAGAACCGGGGCCAGTACGGGGTGTCCCGCAGCGTGTCGGTGAGGTCGACCACGCGCGGACTGCGCGCGACCCGCGCCAGATCGGCCCCGAAGATCAGCGCGATGTCCGGGTACGAGCCGGCGGCCAGCGCCGCCGTCACCTTCTGGAGCATCGCGTCGGCCACCACGCCGCCGCCCCCGGCGTCCACCCGGATACGGGACTGCCGGCGGTTGAAGTCGTCGACCAGGGACTGGATGGCCTTGCGGCCGGTGTCGGCCTGGCCGTGCCACATCTCGACGGTGATCCTGCCGTCGGCACCGACGCTGTCCGCCTCCGAAGGCGCGCAGCCGGCGAGCAGCGGCGCGCTCGCGGCGCCCACGGCGAGGGCGGCGCCGGTGCGGAGGAGGTGGCGGCGTGCGGGGGCGCTTGGCCGGGGCGGTGGGGTGGGGGCCGGGACACGGGGGTCCCGCACCCGTAACCCTGCCGTGAGCCCTGCCGTATCCGTACTCGCGCTTCCCGTATCCGTACTCGCGCTTCCCGTATCCGCGCGTGTTGTGCCGCTGCGCCCCGCAGCCGTGCGTCTCTTGCCCGTGCCCCCGCCCGGTGCGTCGCCCATCACCGGCCACCCCCTCGAAGAACCGGTCCGAGGTTCCGAAGAACCGTGTGCGGCCGCTCCCGGGCCCCCGAGCCGGACGGTCGGGAGCCCTCAAGAGCTAACCAGCAGGCACCGATCGGTGCAATGGTGCTGCCGCGACGGGTGAGGCGCCGCGGGGCACCGTCCCTCGCGCTACGGTGTCGCGTCCGTGTCCGCGTCCGTGTCCGTGTCCGTGTACGTGAACCGGTCCGCGTCCACCGTCGCGCTCGTGCCGCCCGCCGTCGTCACGGTGACGTGCACGGTGCCCGATCCGGCGGGCGAGGTGCTGCTGCAGAACGAATCCCCGCAGGACACGTGCGCCGCCGCCGCGTCCCCGAACGCGATCGTGCCGCCCGCCAGGTTCGAGCCCAGCACATACACCGAAGTCCCGCCC encodes:
- a CDS encoding carbohydrate kinase family protein — translated: MPRPFDLLVIGDANPDVVVGPVPRTPEFGQREQLVGTGRLLPGGSAAITACGAARLGLRVTFAGRVGDDAAGAFVRTALAGRGVDVSALATDPELPTPLTTVLTHGADRAILTAPGCLAATGPQDVPDRLLAAARHVHAGSFFLMPRLARSLGDLFARARGHGAATSLDTNDDPAQRWDPELLGPVLKSVDHLLPNAAEARALAATLAPGSAEEVSEGTPEGDRPGTGPASAAAALARLGPLVVVKDGAAGALAHDGAVLTRTAAVPADPVDTVGAGDSFDAGFIAAVLHGLDLPAALSFAAACGALSTRAHGGTAAQPTWDEARAAALTTRPGSHA
- a CDS encoding carbohydrate ABC transporter permease — its product is MTAPAAVPPGTARPRGTTAPRRPARRRRLPFSAWHLLLAPLSVGFALPLVWLVLSSVMTNAEINRFPPALWPSGIDLGGYDYVLGNAMFPRWFANSSVVAVTAVFSNLLLGSLGGYAFARMRFAGSRLLLGLMLATMVIPFQLTMIPTFLVMKRLGLIDTLGALIVPSLVTPFAVFLFRQFFLALPRELEEAAWIDGCSRLRVLYSVVLPLARPALATVAVLTFLTTWNDLTWPLIAINHDTQYTLQLGLTTFQGQHHNRWSAIMAGNVITVLPVLVAFLFAQKTFIQSLTSSGLKG
- a CDS encoding carbohydrate ABC transporter permease; the encoded protein is MEKGRTEKRRTDSEHAEKGRTESTDTGRTEPDRPPRRTTPRRTIPRPLTLSPRHDTPGRRRPGDRHPSGPTPRRPRTLAARTRRENATAWAFISPSVLIILGLSIVPVVWSLLLSFRADDLVTPGRWVGLDNYRALVRDPGFRTAVENTLVYAGLYVPLSLAGGLVLALALNRRIRLIGLYRTLIFVPFVISAAAQGVLFFFILDPQFGVANSLLHHLGVSRQGFLSDPGQALYLLVLISLWSGVGFCVVVYLAALQDVPQELIESARLDGANRLRVLWHIKLPSLTPVTVFLLLWELITALQVFDLIYVTTKGGPLGSTTVIVYFVWEQAFQMFTAGYGAAAAYVLAAALLVAGAALRLYRRRRPDATPDGAVR
- a CDS encoding ABC transporter substrate-binding protein, with product MGDAPGGGTGKRRTAAGRSGTTRADTGSASTDTGSASTDTAGLTAGLRVRDPRVPAPTPPPRPSAPARRHLLRTGAALAVGAASAPLLAGCAPSEADSVGADGRITVEMWHGQADTGRKAIQSLVDDFNRRQSRIRVDAGGGGVVADAMLQKVTAALAAGSYPDIALIFGADLARVARSPRVVDLTDTLRDTPYWPRFWGSVREAVTLNGKVRAAPAVLDTLCVVYNRKLFRQAGVPYPRPGWTWDDFIRTARLLTDPGRGTFGTGWPGTGDEDTVWRLWPLVWDLGGEVIAPDGHSIGFRDVGERALGTLARLAADKSVYVDPKPGSEQMHQVFIGGRMGMMATGPWELPDIVAGEVDYDVVAPPTYSGRPCTISGPDTWTVFDNGPARSRAAVEFLRWLGDPAQDVRWAVNGGSLPLSTASARRPEWRRYEGRTTGLPVFTTALSTARVRPVHPAYPQISQAVGEAIVAVLLGRRSPAEALRTCAEKADAALLIPR